Genomic window (Musa acuminata AAA Group cultivar baxijiao chromosome BXJ1-9, Cavendish_Baxijiao_AAA, whole genome shotgun sequence):
CAAAAGAAGAGCCGAGCTAGTCGAGCGTCTGTTATCGTTCTCGGGTAACAAATCACTCAGAACCTTGTAATGGTTACGTCGATCCAGCTCATGCAGGGCCAACATGATATGTACAAGGCGGAATCAAAGGAATAGCTCATAACTCTTGACTGTTCATGAAGAACATTTAGAGGAAAATTTGCATCTTGACAGATGGATTTTGACTGTAACTCTTGACAGATGGCAGCCAAAAGTCTTAATGATCTCCAAGGTTGTAAACCTTGTACAGAAATTGGCATCATTAGAAGCAAAAAGTCATATTTTGGAGACCAAGTATAATGACATAGTTCTTATATGGCTATTACAGATCCATGCACCATTTCATCATCAATAAGAGACGGATTTTGTCAGTTCACACTGCATTTTCTTCATGACTAGTGTCTTTGCAGTCTTTAAGAGATACTGAAAACATTCCAGGAACAACAGTGGGTATACTTGCAGCTACTTGACTAACGAGACCTTTCGAAAAGCAAGTGTAACAACATGAGATATCTTCATGCAAAATACAAAGTTACAATTAACCCAATTAACACACTCTTGGAATGTACAATCATGACTAAGCAACATTTCAATGTTTAGCATACAGCTAAGTTACAAGATTTGAGCACCTAATTACAACTAATACCGGTACGAACAGCATAAAGAAAATGATGTAAGTCAGTATCACATGCCGTTCGGAAGCGAAAGAGCAGTGGCTCACGCTCACTGCCTTGTTTTGTCGGAAGTTAACAAATACAAAACCAGGTTTTTGCCTTGCAGCCCATGTCATCGCTGGCACGGTTATCTCACGTGTACCATCACTGTGGGTGTGATCACAGAAGCTATGGGTGTGAGCACTGAACACAATCCTGCGAAAGGCAAGTTACCAAGGACTGGTTTTCAACTTCCAAATGGCATACAAAATGTGTACAGAATGCAAAAATGATTAGATTGCATTCTAATTTGTTGAAGCTACTCTTGTTGAAAGGTCTGCCATCTAACTACTATCATGTTTCATGGTGCCTGTTCCTGCCCTATTGATGTGAAATCAATTAACATTTATCCATCAGAAAATTGATATCATACAGGAGGATATATTGGAGGCTGAAACAGGCTTTATGTGTGATGAGCAACGCAACCATGGTGACATAAACTTTTCTTTCCCTCCTTGTATGAAAAATGATGTGGTGGGTTTTAATTCCAAGACGAGACTAACAGCATAACAACTAGATGGATTTTTAAAATAGTGCCTTGTTGGCGTATGGATGTGAAAAAAGTGGTTATGGATGCAAGCACAAAATTGCAGACTCTCTATTTGTGAAGGTTGCATCATAGAATTTAAATAAAGGCATATTGTAATTTCTTGATGTGATTCCGTTAATACATCAATAATTTGAGTCTATTTTTCTCCTAAACACAATCTAGATCACCGTGCATATTCCTGGAATAAatgatgacaaaaaaaaattattaaaatttaacccGGTATAAGATGTTAGTCATATAATATGAGGCAATGGGATTCTGGGAAAAAAATAACGACTGAGATACAAGATAATTATCCACAATAGTTGCCTTACCCAAATGGTCAAAGGTCTTAGAACATGTTCATGCGCATGCATATAAAGTAACCAAAATATGAAGTAATCATCTCTATTTCACCAACCTTGGCTTAAGAGCCTGAAAGATGTACTCAGTTGCATTAACAGGGAGAGTTTGGTCCAACTCATATGGGCCCATATCCTTGAAGTTACTGACAAAAGAAAGTAGGAAATGTGAGTATTGATAACAAACTCTAAGCAACCACATAcatatcatttcaaatcataaatctaAAATAAGGGAAGCTTCATGCAATTCAATCGTTATCATATCTTTTTTTCTTGATATAGAAGATCCAGATGCACATTCAGAAACCAAGACAAACTATAAGAAGCATCAACATTCTGAGGTGTGGTCAAATTTAGAGAACATGGAGTTCAGAAAGTAAAGGATATAAAAGAGTTAAAGGAAACATTACAATTAGAAGGTATTTGAGAAAAAGTCATGGACTGGAGCAAATGAGAACAAGAAATGAATTTGGCAAGCACCAAGTCACCCCAATCTTAGAACAAGATTAGCACTGCTTTTATGTAGCAGACAAACAGTCACATTACAGTAGATCTGCAGATCCGATACTACGGTCTAACTTGTAACTACCTTTTCCTCAGAACATGTTCGTCCTCAAAGCAATAAAGCATGTTTGTTATCCATATCAAGTCCCTCTTTGGAAGTTGTTCTTAATGGTCTAAAACAAATGCCCAAAAGATATAATAATTTCTTCAGAAACTTTAATAACCAGAAACATCTTCTAAGTGATTAATCCCCTAAATGAATCttacaaacaaaaaaagaaattattCTTCCAGCTCACTCACTATTCATTCTTGAATAAAGGATATTTCACACTTAATGAAAGGAAGAAATCTTCCAATTGTAATAGCATCCAATTTCAACAGATATGAATACCTTGCACGCATTCATCCACCTTGGGAGCAAAAAGAACCATACGTTGGTAACATATCCTAAATCAAGTGACAGATTTAAGTGGCAATTGACTACCCATAGATTTATGTGGCAGTTGTCTAACCATATCCTAAGATCTTTATTTTTAGGATTCTGAACCCAAAGCTGAACCACCAGTTACCACAAAAACAATTTACCAGTCATTCTCTGCCCTTTCATTTAAGGTTTCAAGGTCGAATAAAAAAATTGACTCTGAAATGATATCAACTACTACACCTGGAAAGTCTCCCTAACCCATCACACCTAATCACCATGACAACCCATATGACCAGAAAACTCAGCACTAGATTCGGACAAAATCCATAGTTTATAACATCCTGAGATCACTCAAGACTTTATCTATCAGACTAACAAACTCTTGTCTTCCTTCTTCAACTTTGTCACTTGATAATCCCTAAATCAAGAACATAATCTCTAAATCGTACGAATGACCTTAATCACATAGCAAAGATTGAAGTCCCAAGGACATACGTTACTTGCAAACCCCATGAAAAGTATATCTTCTAAACTACTCACATAAAAGTAAGGCCAGCACAAGTTTTTAGTTCTCCAACCCAAATGCACCATACTGGTGACTCAATTTTCAGTATCCAGATCATCGATCATATGCAACTCATTTAACTATGTAAAAGATAATTTGCTTCtcatgaattctaaaattttcatcactGAACCTTAAATTGTAAAATAACTAAGGGACCACCTATGGATGATCATgcacaataagaaatatcaatttataaaaagTTCAAATAAAATTGAAGGAACTTCCTTATCCACTCTTAACGCACTAGGATTTTAGTGAACAAAGTCAAGAGCCTCCGATCAACATGAGAAATAACAACATCACGGTCAGAATTTTGATTTTGAGATCCAATACAATaacaaaatcagaaaaaaaaaatgagattAAAGTACCTATCGTCATGCCTTGCTAATCCCTCAGCCATATGATGATAGATCCCTAGATCAACTTTTGTGTCCCCAATAATGTTTCTCTTTTTTCTGTATAGAGGAAAGTGAAGCAACAGAACAGGACCAGAACCAGACTCCATGTGATTATCTCTCCAATCGAAGTTTTTGGCACCCTCTGTCCTCATAGTAGGCTCAGAAACTTTTTCTGCTGCTACGTTCATTGGATTTCTTAAAGCAATGCTTTCTCTTTCTACAACCTTTTCGACACCAAAGCGTAAATCATTATTACCACAAAGCAAAGCAACGGCATTAAGGGAAACAAAACTGATATTGCCAATCTCAAATGCACTGCAACCAGATGAGCCTAAtccaggtaaattgcttgaaactTGATTTATAAATTGTTCATCTAACTCACTACACTTCCCAATATCTCTGTCCCCCAAAGCAATGTGAAGAGGAAGTCCACCAACCGGACCCAGAATCGTATGGAACTGCCGCAGAACTGTTAGCCACTTGCTACCCGTCAGCGCCCATCCTTTCGCAGAAATATCACCCAAAACAACAAGCATGTCCGGCTTAAGCCTCTCAAAGGATTTCTGTAGGACAGGCAGAATCCCAAAGTTCAATTTTTTGGTTTCAACTGGAATCAGAAGACTATAAAGTTCGAAACTTTGTTTCCATTGTGCAACCAAACAAGTAAAGATTCGAATTTCAACTACAGATCCCTAATTTCTTTCTACGGAATCCCTGAACTAGATATCAACAAACAGACGGCTTTGGATAGATCAGCGACCACGGTACAGGAAGCAATAATTACCCTAAAGAACTTGGATGTGAAGGAATCCCTAAAGAAGGTGTCGGCGTAGCTAGCATCTGATCCCAGCAACAGGAGATCCGCCACCATCATCACCTTCAGATCATCTGGGTGGCTAGCGCCCTCACCTCCTCGCCCGGATGCCACGCACGATGGCCCCGAGATCCTCTCTTCCACCGCAATCAAGACGGCGACCATGACAAGCGGCAGCACAGGTCTCAGTGACGCCATCTCCGTAATCGACGGATACAAGGCCTACGGATTGCCGAGAAAGCAATAGATGGGGTCCGGATGGAGGAGGAGGGATTGGGAGGAATAGGGATTTGGCCGCCATGGATAACCGATCTCCTCTATTTCCTTTCTCGGTAACGAAACAGGGATCATTTTGACCGCCAGTATGCAATTTACTGTGTCATTAGGCATGAGGTTGTTATCGTCTTTTAAGAAGatcgggatatatatatatatatatatatatatatatatatatatatatatatgtatatatatatatatatgtatatatatatatgtatatatatatatatgtatatgtatatgtatatacatatatacacacatatatatatacacatatatacatacatacatacatatgtatgatatatacatatatatacatatatatatatatatatatgttacgtgagaatttttttaaaactaattttttaaaaatacatgtttataatattaatttaaaaatatttttataatataactaataaagTATTTAAAGTTTAATATGActagtaaaatatttttataattagctTCAAACCAAATCATGTTCAATCCATATTGTATAAATTTAAAGTTATAGATGTAATCATCAATATCTAATCTAACTTCTCTCAATTTAGAGGTAATAAATATATCGATACATTGTACATGTTTTTAGAGATGGTTTTAtttataatcatcaaaatccctaTCATGACTAGATAGAAACCAGGATCAATTACCAGAATGCTTCtatattattatattcatatatattaaCATAGTATTAACAAGAGCTATAAGCATGTTTGTGACATCGTATGACCCCTCGACAACATCAATGAAGTCTCCTCCTCAGTAGAAACTGTGCCTTTGAGGTATCAACTCATCAGAAGGAATTCTGGAGTCCGCACCAAGACATGCCGTTCTGCATCTGTTGTTCATCTCTGCCTGCGCTGCAAACACGGCACAAACAGGTCGGTGGTCCGAGAACTTCGACTCCCCTCTCAAGTACTGCAGCTGTTCCATCCCATTTCCATGCCATAGTATCCGATCGCACCTGTGTGAGCATTCAGGAATTCAGACCAAGTTTTTATGTTGCTTTTgaatgaatgagagagagagagagagagagattaccaAGCTGGTGTTCTTCGCTTCTTCTTGGATTTGACGGTCTCACCAGCGTAGATGTCGGAGTTCTGTGAGTATTTATAGGTTGGAGCAAATGAGATCTTCCCTTCCTTCCACCCATTGAACACCCTTCCTGCTTCTCTTTCTATCTtcaactgtaatacagaaaatcaCACACTGTCTTCGGAAGAAGAAAGAGTAGATCAAGAGTTGATGGTTTACCTGATCCCTTTCCAGGAGAGAGTTCCAATCATTGTTCCTGAGCAGAGATCTTGTCTCCTGATAGCTTAGTGCAACCCGGTAGTTCAGATCACCAAACCATATCACTCGACTTCCTCACACAAAGCAAATGTAAACATGGTGGAGTTAGATCTCGGAGAAGGCATGGTTTGGATTGAGGTTTGGAAGAGGAAGTTGTGAGTGAATCCATACTCGTGGTCTAAGATTCTTTCAGGAATCCGCCGACATGGAGACTTGCAGATCCTCGGGAACTGCGCGCTCTTGAGGATCTCGGCCACGTCAGAGTTCCTCTTCAGTTCGTCGCCTTCCTTCTCGCCTGACGCCAAGTGGCTGCAGACGAAGCAAAAACTCGTTCGGTGCAGCGACATGCTCATCGCAATGCATCCCTGAGAGCATCGGTCGCTCCTGTAAGCTACCTCGGTTGCCACTGGCAGAAATCAGAACGGAGATATGGAGCTAACCTTGTTACCGAGACAGCCCATGATTCCCCTTCCGATGGTGGCCACCCTAAGGTGGCTAACGTGTTGCACGAGCTCCCTCCTGACCCAAACCGAGAGGAAGATGCCCACCATCTGCTTGCTCGCGACGAGGCAGTAGTTCATGTTACCCTTTGCCTCGGAGCAAGCGAACTGCGGCGTCGCGGAATCCTCGTCGGAGGAGCTCGACTCGTCCCTGGTGATGAACTCCCTCAGCTGTCTCGTCCTTCGCCGGACGCAGGATGGCTCGGAGGTGCAATTGCACGTCTTCACTAGGGCGCCATCCATGCGATAATTCCTGCTGAGGACTTTGAGGGAGGGCCTTTGGAAGAAGAGAAGGCCGCTCGTGGACTTGGAGTCCTTGCCATGTTTCCCATCGTTGCTGGAATCGGAGTCGTCCGGCGAGCACTTGCCGTGCTTGTTGATGGCTTGGCTGATGAGGGCAAGCCATTTCGCCGCGGGCTCGTTGTCCTCGATCACTAACACATTGCCTGCATTTAAAGGAACTATTTCCTGAAACCTGCAAAGCAAATACGAATCAAAGAGGTCCACATCGATCATAGACTCTGCGGAGCTAATCGAGAGCAGAGGCAGCTGTCGTTGGATATATTTGATTGATGTCAAGAAAGCCAAGTTATGCAGCACAGATTCCTTACCCTAATACATAGATGTCATGCGATCCTTCTACCTGTAGAAAAGATTCGAGGTCGAGATCATCGCTGGGTGGCTTTCCCCCCACGTTCCATGTGGCAACAAACATGCTGCATGAGGCAGACAATGAAAGGATCAGATCGATGAACACAACGCTAAAGGATGAAATGACTGCCGCCCTACCGGAACTCCTGAACATGACGAAAAGCTTTTCTTCTGAGGCTTTCCAAACTACAAAGATTCAGACTCTCGATTCGCGAGCTCGAGTGCCTCTCTGAAGAGAAGTGGGGATTAGATTGAGTACTACTCGTTCGGTCATCAATTTGCATGCATGTAATGAGATGCTACGTAAATCACCTGAAAAGCTAACCGAGGATGCCTCCAAGAACGTCCTCCTTGCCACGTACGTCTTCTCAAGATCTATGCCCATAACCATGAATGATTCGATCAGATTAAaaggagaaaggaaaagaaaaaggcacAAGGGATTTCGATCGGTACCGAAAACAATCTCGGTTCCGGGGAATATGTCTTCCTCCGATCGTCTCTCGTTCTTGCCTTTTCTGCTGAAGATGTTCGACAAAATGGACTGGCAAACGGAGGAAAAGGGGTCAGAGAGGAAAGCAGGAAGTGGGGAATCGGGAAACATGGAGGTGGCGGGCAcgaaccttcttcttcttctcgttcttGAAGGAATCATCGGACGCGTTGGACTTGGTCATGTCGTCGGAGGTATCGCAGCTTGACATCCAATTCAGAAGCTCACCTGGCGCCGATGATGGTATCTTATATGCGTGCAGTTAGGTCGGCGTCATCGCTTCGGTACTGGCGGAAGGGAGTCGCCGGCGACGGGAATGGCGGTGggtgggagggggaggggggaggaAGGGAAGGCAGAAGTTTGATGGTTGGGAGGGTATGTGGAGGTGGAAAGGGAAGCAAAGGCTTGAAATGGGAGGGGGAGGACAGAAGGTGGCTACTGGTTGGAGGGAGCTCCTACTTCTTCGTTTgccgttggcttttgttgagggtAAACGAAACCTCGCGCCACCTCCCCGCCCCTAACAAAACGACAGCCAAGAcacagtcttcttcttcttctctctcatcAATGATCTCGAGGATACCACCTGCAGGAGAAGAACATTAAGGATTCGGAAACGAAGGGAAATGACctttttcattgattgattggatAATGAAAGGAAACAGTTATTGATTGATTTAGGTTTGGAACAATATATTTGAAGTTATTTTTCGGTGATTGTTTGATGTAATCTACCATAATATTTAATTTGTTGAAAGGAACTCTATGAACGGGGATATACCGGTATTggttataataattgttatctccATTTGTATATGCCTATTTTCTATATTAAAAT
Coding sequences:
- the LOC135593009 gene encoding uncharacterized protein LOC135593009 isoform X1, whose product is MASLRPVLPLVMVAVLIAVEERISGPSCVASGRGGEGASHPDDLKVMMVADLLLLGSDASYADTFFRDSFTSKFFRKSFERLKPDMLVVLGDISAKGWALTGSKWLTVLRQFHTILGPVGGLPLHIALGDRDIGKCSELDEQFINQVSSNLPGLGSSGCSAFEIGNISFVSLNAVALLCGNNDLRFGVEKVVERESIALRNPMNVAAEKVSEPTMRTEGAKNFDWRDNHMESGSGPVLLLHFPLYRKKRNIIGDTKVDLGIYHHMAEGLARHDDSNFKDMGPYELDQTLPVNATEYIFQALKPRIVFSAHTHSFCDHTHSDGTREITVPAMTWAARQKPGFVFVNFRQNKAVSVSHCSFASERHVILTYIIFFMLFVPVLVVIRCSNLVT
- the LOC135593009 gene encoding uncharacterized protein LOC135593009 isoform X2, coding for MASLRPVLPLVMVAVLIAVEERISGPSCVASGRGGEGASHPDDLKVMMVADLLLLGSDASYADTFFRDSFTSKFFRKSFERLKPDMLVVLGDISAKGWALTGSKWLTVLRQFHTILGPVVERESIALRNPMNVAAEKVSEPTMRTEGAKNFDWRDNHMESGSGPVLLLHFPLYRKKRNIIGDTKVDLGIYHHMAEGLARHDDSNFKDMGPYELDQTLPVNATEYIFQALKPRIVFSAHTHSFCDHTHSDGTREITVPAMTWAARQKPGFVFVNFRQNKAVSVSHCSFASERHVILTYIIFFMLFVPVLVVIRCSNLVT
- the LOC135594258 gene encoding type I inositol polyphosphate 5-phosphatase 5-like encodes the protein MFVATWNVGGKPPSDDLDLESFLQVEGSHDIYVLGFQEIVPLNAGNVLVIEDNEPAAKWLALISQAINKHGKCSPDDSDSSNDGKHGKDSKSTSGLLFFQRPSLKVLSRNYRMDGALVKTCNCTSEPSCVRRRTRQLREFITRDESSSSDEDSATPQFACSEAKGNMNYCLVASKQMVGIFLSVWVRRELVQHVSHLRVATIGRGIMGCLGNKGCIAMSMSLHRTSFCFVCSHLASGEKEGDELKRNSDVAEILKSAQFPRICKSPCRRIPERILDHDRVIWFGDLNYRVALSYQETRSLLRNNDWNSLLERDQLKIEREAGRVFNGWKEGKISFAPTYKYSQNSDIYAGETVKSKKKRRTPAWCDRILWHGNGMEQLQYLRGESKFSDHRPVCAVFAAQAEMNNRCRTACLGADSRIPSDELIPQRHSFY